From a region of the Leptospira kmetyi serovar Malaysia str. Bejo-Iso9 genome:
- a CDS encoding FAD-binding oxidoreductase, translating into MKKTILLLVFLFVGSLFAEPTIVNDVTQINPIPVNRVVTPTTLDEIQDLVKNHDGPISIGGGRFSMGGQIATEKALFIDTRGFDKILSFDPKAKLITVEPGITWRKLQEFIDPFDLSVQIKQTYSNFTVGGSLSVNAHGRYVGYGPMILSVRSIKLVLADGKSMNASPKENPELFYAAVGGYGAIGIITEVALQLTDNKKVKRFVKKLPITEYKKFFFENVRNNPKAQFHNGDIYPPAYENVNAVTWEETEEPVTVPDKIVPIKESYWLENLIYFWLTELPYGKELRESVLDPLYYRKDRIVWRNYEASYDVQELEPPTRKISTYVLQEYFVPVEKFDEFYPLMRNILRKHDANVMNISIRHSKADSGSLMAWGRTEVFSFVVYYKQRVYASAKNEVGVWTRELIDAVTSVGGAYYLPYQLHATVTQFHKAYPNANRFFALKRRLDPKYKFRNKLWDKYYFHKEEDQKIRLTLDSLNDYTRNEDQTFLTLPEWYIVFSSDEYANFLMHSRPSAFPYFGSIAQFWKMYGRVIVKTWNDYEFNWGYHLMINVIGVSYSAELMLKSLYENTFGRFTEWIAGTTGLTEETKVETYMQKVARDYTDFVRLRPWYEFPFYSKFKEFWTIRDGENTSLIRRWERRIFFSTELLVKAAYGKLIALGTESVYAPETFEIKAWVVENGNGKIRSIPRYEAFTKAVPELVKKNVSFIEIAGNRKILMTLIVPSDVNLRDREEILYEWEILTEPNRKRVALVAPVSKLHEILINSEKSGFKVDHIFDY; encoded by the coding sequence ATGAAAAAAACAATTCTTCTTTTAGTTTTCCTCTTTGTCGGTTCTCTTTTTGCCGAACCTACGATCGTAAACGACGTAACCCAGATCAATCCGATTCCGGTGAACCGGGTCGTAACTCCAACCACGTTAGACGAAATACAAGACCTCGTCAAAAATCACGACGGTCCGATTTCCATCGGAGGCGGAAGATTCTCCATGGGAGGTCAGATCGCTACGGAAAAGGCGTTATTCATCGACACGAGAGGGTTCGATAAAATTCTTTCCTTCGATCCGAAAGCGAAACTGATCACGGTCGAACCGGGAATCACCTGGAGAAAACTGCAGGAGTTCATCGATCCTTTCGATCTTTCGGTTCAGATCAAACAAACCTATTCGAACTTCACGGTCGGCGGTTCTCTCAGCGTCAACGCACACGGGAGATACGTCGGTTACGGTCCTATGATTCTTTCCGTTCGCTCCATCAAACTCGTGTTAGCCGATGGAAAATCGATGAACGCAAGTCCTAAGGAAAATCCGGAATTGTTTTATGCGGCCGTGGGCGGTTACGGTGCGATCGGAATCATAACGGAAGTCGCTTTACAACTCACCGATAACAAAAAGGTAAAACGATTCGTAAAAAAACTTCCGATTACGGAATACAAAAAATTCTTTTTTGAAAACGTACGCAACAATCCGAAAGCCCAGTTTCACAATGGGGATATTTATCCTCCCGCTTACGAAAACGTAAACGCGGTCACTTGGGAAGAAACGGAGGAACCCGTCACCGTTCCGGATAAGATCGTTCCGATTAAGGAAAGTTATTGGCTCGAAAATCTCATCTACTTTTGGTTAACCGAACTTCCGTACGGAAAAGAATTGAGAGAATCCGTTTTGGATCCTTTGTATTACCGCAAAGATAGAATCGTCTGGAGAAACTACGAGGCCAGTTACGACGTTCAAGAGTTGGAACCGCCGACTCGAAAAATCAGCACGTATGTTCTGCAGGAATATTTCGTTCCCGTGGAGAAGTTCGACGAATTCTATCCTTTGATGAGAAACATTCTTCGGAAACACGACGCGAACGTGATGAACATTTCGATCCGTCATTCGAAAGCGGATTCCGGTTCGTTGATGGCTTGGGGAAGAACGGAAGTTTTTTCCTTTGTCGTTTATTACAAACAACGAGTTTATGCGAGCGCCAAAAACGAGGTCGGGGTTTGGACCCGAGAATTGATCGACGCGGTTACGAGCGTCGGCGGCGCGTATTACCTTCCGTATCAACTGCACGCGACCGTGACCCAGTTTCATAAGGCGTATCCGAACGCGAACCGCTTCTTCGCATTAAAAAGAAGGCTCGATCCGAAGTATAAGTTCAGAAATAAGCTCTGGGACAAATATTACTTCCACAAAGAAGAGGATCAGAAGATCAGACTGACCTTGGATTCTCTCAACGATTATACGCGCAACGAGGATCAGACCTTTCTCACATTGCCGGAATGGTATATCGTTTTCAGCTCGGATGAATATGCGAATTTTTTAATGCATTCCCGACCGAGCGCGTTTCCGTATTTCGGAAGTATCGCGCAGTTTTGGAAAATGTACGGAAGGGTGATCGTCAAAACCTGGAACGATTACGAATTCAACTGGGGTTATCACCTTATGATCAACGTCATCGGAGTCAGTTATTCCGCGGAATTGATGTTGAAGTCCTTGTATGAAAATACGTTCGGACGATTTACGGAATGGATCGCGGGAACGACGGGGCTCACTGAAGAGACGAAGGTCGAAACCTATATGCAAAAAGTTGCAAGGGATTACACGGACTTCGTACGATTGCGGCCTTGGTACGAGTTTCCGTTCTATTCTAAGTTCAAGGAATTTTGGACGATTCGAGACGGAGAAAACACGAGTTTGATCCGAAGATGGGAAAGGAGAATTTTCTTTTCCACCGAACTTCTCGTCAAAGCCGCTTACGGAAAGTTGATCGCGCTCGGAACCGAGTCCGTTTACGCGCCGGAAACTTTCGAAATAAAAGCCTGGGTTGTGGAGAATGGAAACGGTAAGATCCGATCGATTCCGAGATACGAAGCGTTTACGAAAGCCGTTCCCGAATTGGTAAAAAAGAACGTTTCCTTTATCGAGATCGCGGGCAATCGAAAGATTCTTATGACGTTGATCGTTCCTTCCGACGTAAATCTGCGCGATCGGGAAGAAATATTATACGAATGGGAAATATTAACCGAACCGAATCGAAAACGGGTCGCCTTGGTCGCTCCCGTCTCAAAACTTCATGAAATTTTAATAAACTCGGAAAAGAGCGGATTTAAAGTGGATCATATATTCGACTATTGA
- a CDS encoding MBL fold metallo-hydrolase, producing MRYLLQFFCFIVFVSCAVTSYSSKTVNLGKPFELKDLKQNPKGPILFQKKLAADWVADRAGLINIKDPKAKAASLQSGDEPIQIYFYVVDHPKFGRYLIDTGIAQIFRKDPKEWPVSWLVASVMNTAAFKVHLTAEEWLKKDPKKLEGIFLTHMHLDHVLGSKDFQAGTPLYVGPQEATHKQFINSFVQGTTDQLLGENPALSELSFSPASNDSSYPVLDFFGDQSLLVFHIEGHTKGSLAFLIQSSTGYQLVLGDSCHTAWGWENNVPPGDFTADQEKNKAGLNFLKDLATKFPGIQVHPGHQSLSEKRN from the coding sequence ATGAGATACCTTTTACAATTTTTCTGTTTCATCGTATTCGTTTCGTGTGCGGTGACATCGTATTCTTCCAAAACCGTGAACTTGGGAAAACCGTTCGAATTAAAGGACTTAAAACAAAATCCGAAAGGTCCGATTCTCTTTCAGAAAAAACTCGCGGCGGACTGGGTCGCGGATCGCGCGGGGTTGATCAATATAAAAGATCCGAAAGCGAAAGCCGCATCGCTTCAATCCGGAGACGAGCCGATTCAAATCTATTTCTACGTCGTCGATCATCCTAAGTTCGGAAGATATCTGATCGATACCGGAATCGCGCAGATTTTCAGAAAGGATCCGAAGGAATGGCCGGTCTCCTGGCTTGTAGCTTCCGTGATGAACACCGCGGCTTTTAAGGTTCACTTGACCGCGGAAGAATGGCTCAAAAAAGATCCTAAGAAATTGGAAGGAATTTTTCTGACTCATATGCACTTGGATCACGTTCTCGGATCTAAGGACTTTCAAGCGGGAACTCCGCTTTACGTCGGACCGCAAGAGGCGACTCATAAACAATTTATCAACTCGTTCGTTCAAGGAACCACAGATCAACTTTTGGGCGAGAATCCGGCCTTATCCGAGTTGAGTTTTTCACCGGCGTCCAACGATTCTTCCTATCCCGTTCTCGATTTTTTCGGGGATCAATCCTTGTTGGTGTTTCACATCGAAGGTCATACGAAGGGAAGTCTCGCGTTTTTGATCCAAAGTTCGACCGGATATCAGCTCGTATTGGGAGATTCCTGTCACACGGCTTGGGGATGGGAGAATAACGTTCCTCCGGGCGATTTTACCGCGGACCAGGAAAAGAACAAGGCGGGTCTAAATTTTCTGAAAGATCTTGCGACCAAGTTCCCCGGAATTCAAGTGCATCCGGGACATCAAAGTCTATCAGAAAAACGTAATTAA
- a CDS encoding NAD-dependent epimerase/dehydratase family protein has translation MKEIDRSKPVLVTGGAGYIASWVVRYLLEDGISVRATVRNKSDYKKISHLLELAERFPGKLELYEADLLKEGSFLNAIQDKGGVELILHTASPFVIDGIKNPQKELVEPAVVGTRNVLESANASSTVKRIVLTSSVAAVMGDNADALSFPNCRLSEANWNTTSSLNHQPYPYSKTLAEREAWRIADTQSKWDLLTINPSFVMGPSVSERADGTSVNFMLSMINGKFAPGVPDMTIGFVDVRDVAKAHILAGFTPSAKGRHIVSANTLKFLDVAKIIREKYGNRFPTPKSSLPKFLTYMIGPFFGLTWSYISRNVGISFELDHSYSKKDLGLNYRPIAETFIEHIEQILSSKMLSKKSA, from the coding sequence ATGAAAGAAATCGACCGTTCTAAACCGGTTCTTGTTACGGGAGGCGCGGGTTACATCGCTTCCTGGGTGGTCCGTTATTTATTGGAGGATGGAATCTCCGTAAGGGCCACGGTAAGAAACAAATCGGATTACAAAAAAATCTCCCATCTTCTCGAACTCGCGGAACGTTTTCCCGGAAAACTAGAACTCTACGAAGCGGATCTTCTGAAAGAAGGTTCGTTTTTAAACGCGATCCAGGATAAGGGAGGAGTGGAGTTGATTCTTCATACCGCTTCTCCGTTTGTGATAGACGGAATCAAAAATCCGCAAAAAGAGCTCGTGGAACCTGCGGTCGTCGGAACCAGAAACGTTCTTGAATCGGCTAACGCGAGTTCTACGGTAAAAAGAATCGTTCTGACTTCCAGCGTCGCGGCGGTGATGGGAGACAACGCGGACGCGTTATCGTTTCCGAACTGCCGTCTTTCCGAAGCGAACTGGAATACCACGAGCAGTTTGAATCATCAGCCGTATCCGTATTCCAAAACCTTGGCCGAGCGCGAGGCGTGGAGAATCGCGGACACACAATCCAAATGGGATTTGTTGACGATCAATCCTTCCTTTGTGATGGGACCTTCCGTATCGGAACGCGCCGACGGAACGAGCGTAAACTTTATGCTTTCGATGATCAACGGAAAGTTCGCGCCGGGAGTTCCCGATATGACGATCGGATTTGTGGACGTTCGAGACGTGGCGAAGGCGCATATTCTCGCCGGGTTTACTCCTTCTGCGAAAGGACGTCATATCGTTTCCGCAAACACATTAAAGTTTTTGGATGTAGCAAAGATCATTCGGGAGAAATACGGAAATCGTTTTCCAACGCCGAAAAGTTCTTTGCCTAAGTTTTTGACTTATATGATCGGGCCGTTTTTCGGATTAACCTGGTCCTATATTTCGCGTAACGTGGGAATTTCCTTCGAACTCGATCATTCCTACAGCAAAAAAGATCTGGGTTTGAATTACAGACCGATCGCCGAAACGTTCATCGAACATATAGAACAGATCCTTTCCTCCAAGATGCTTTCTAAAAAAAGCGCCTAA
- a CDS encoding SH3 domain-containing protein encodes MKQNSIISKILRTGSILLILSGLTIRSVSAEEKQNIRYVITSDGKLNVREKPKDGKVILQLEKGDAVTIKEGSQYEEWQEIVTSSGKKGFASAEFLSKKRPEELEEAKLFGSVSSSTEGSWFRSLAIRIKNQWFAASEYSAEAYFLEKKAIQAKEKATAYEGVSIAGEFFPEKKEITGCQEIRVVKGNFNAFKKINTLENSVYAIFGSKIGDKVRSEKYNPNEKISKLLDSSVNAVFKKKHPKQAELKFLKRGDLYTIQSPGKNYLFVRYAVKLEVEEKSYYAAIFEFDNGEIGKKIFEKFDILMNEQAMYGGQYHFMDALDLDENGTPVIILHHNGYDGYINEFARIKNGQLQTMFLTGGDAC; translated from the coding sequence ATGAAACAAAACTCCATTATCTCGAAAATTCTTCGGACCGGATCGATTCTTCTGATTCTTTCCGGTTTAACGATCCGTTCCGTTTCGGCGGAAGAAAAACAAAACATACGATACGTGATCACCTCCGACGGAAAGTTGAACGTAAGAGAAAAACCGAAAGACGGAAAAGTGATCTTACAACTGGAAAAGGGAGACGCGGTAACGATCAAAGAAGGCTCTCAATACGAAGAATGGCAGGAGATCGTAACGAGTTCGGGCAAAAAGGGATTCGCTTCGGCCGAGTTTCTGAGCAAAAAACGACCGGAAGAATTGGAAGAAGCGAAACTTTTCGGCTCCGTTTCTTCGAGCACGGAAGGAAGTTGGTTCCGTTCCCTCGCAATTCGCATTAAAAACCAGTGGTTTGCCGCGAGCGAATATTCCGCGGAAGCTTATTTCCTCGAAAAGAAAGCGATTCAAGCAAAGGAAAAAGCGACCGCATACGAAGGAGTTTCGATCGCGGGAGAATTCTTCCCCGAAAAAAAAGAAATCACCGGATGCCAGGAAATCCGAGTCGTAAAAGGAAACTTCAACGCATTCAAAAAAATCAATACTCTTGAGAACTCGGTGTACGCGATCTTCGGCTCCAAAATCGGAGACAAGGTGCGCTCGGAAAAATACAATCCGAACGAAAAAATTTCGAAATTGTTGGATTCCTCCGTAAACGCGGTTTTCAAAAAGAAACACCCGAAACAAGCGGAGTTAAAATTCCTAAAACGAGGCGATCTTTACACGATCCAATCCCCCGGTAAAAATTATCTTTTCGTCCGTTACGCGGTTAAGTTGGAAGTCGAGGAAAAATCGTATTACGCGGCGATCTTCGAATTCGACAACGGCGAAATCGGAAAGAAAATATTCGAAAAATTTGATATTCTAATGAACGAACAGGCGATGTACGGCGGGCAATATCATTTTATGGACGCGCTGGATCTGGACGAAAACGGAACTCCCGTAATCATTCTCCATCACAACGGCTACGACGGTTATATCAACGAATTTGCAAGAATCAAAAACGGACAACTACAGACCATGTTCTTAACGGGCGGAGACGCCTGCTAA
- a CDS encoding MORN repeat-containing protein — protein MGHKILESLRKIYFGLINSSVKAYNAVKTFAKTRRILFIVSVSLLFTAILLPTLFFTLRKSKCIYGNCKYGFGAKEFRDGTRYAGEFYNGFYNGTGTIRNPEGHSYEGEWKLGKKHGKGKYLYPDGSSYEGQFVEDVKEGLGLFTWPDNTKLSAVFVQGEPEGKGILRLSNGIEFIGDYKKGVVYQGKGIYIYDDGSKYMGEWLNGKRHGKGTLFGEAGNIIFIGEWENDQQKKAMSLNNPPSKK, from the coding sequence ATGGGACATAAAATTCTCGAAAGCTTAAGAAAAATTTACTTCGGTTTAATAAATTCGAGCGTTAAAGCGTATAACGCAGTGAAGACGTTCGCAAAAACCAGAAGAATTCTTTTTATCGTATCCGTCTCGCTTCTTTTTACGGCCATACTTCTGCCCACATTATTCTTCACTTTACGAAAATCTAAATGTATCTACGGCAACTGCAAATACGGATTCGGTGCGAAAGAATTCAGAGACGGAACCCGTTATGCGGGAGAATTCTACAACGGATTTTATAACGGAACCGGCACGATCCGAAATCCGGAAGGCCATTCTTACGAGGGAGAATGGAAGCTGGGTAAAAAACATGGAAAAGGAAAATATCTTTATCCGGACGGAAGTTCTTATGAAGGACAATTCGTAGAGGACGTTAAAGAAGGTCTGGGTCTTTTTACCTGGCCCGATAATACGAAATTGAGCGCGGTATTCGTTCAAGGAGAACCGGAAGGAAAAGGAATATTAAGACTTTCTAATGGAATAGAATTTATCGGAGATTACAAAAAAGGCGTCGTTTATCAGGGAAAAGGAATTTATATCTACGACGACGGAAGCAAATACATGGGAGAATGGTTGAACGGCAAAAGACACGGCAAGGGAACCCTTTTCGGAGAGGCCGGAAACATCATTTTCATCGGAGAATGGGAAAACGACCAACAGAAAAAAGCAATGTCGCTTAACAATCCTCCTTCTAAAAAGTAA
- a CDS encoding tetratricopeptide repeat protein translates to MNQKMLIILFVVIFGISANCFGDSIPTMEEQSKAFDFNQQGVALLGKGDFIQARSFFEKAVKLDPQSPEYVNNVGVTYLNEGKLDQAIIYFAKATERNPSYGRAFYNLGVAYQKQQNNEKAIQSYVKTVGIDDSISEAYFNLGIVYTRVGNKKQAIESYQKFIDLAPAEYEKPKKDAKAKIEELKKG, encoded by the coding sequence ATGAATCAAAAAATGTTAATTATTCTTTTTGTGGTTATTTTCGGAATTTCCGCAAACTGTTTTGGAGACAGCATACCGACGATGGAAGAACAATCAAAGGCTTTCGACTTCAATCAACAAGGAGTTGCCTTGTTGGGCAAAGGCGATTTCATTCAAGCTCGTTCCTTTTTTGAAAAAGCGGTCAAACTCGATCCTCAATCTCCCGAGTATGTGAATAACGTAGGCGTTACTTATCTCAACGAAGGCAAACTCGATCAAGCAATCATATATTTTGCTAAAGCGACTGAAAGAAATCCTTCCTATGGAAGGGCTTTCTATAATCTCGGTGTCGCTTATCAAAAACAACAGAACAACGAAAAAGCGATTCAGAGCTATGTAAAAACTGTTGGAATCGACGATTCCATTTCGGAAGCGTATTTTAATTTAGGAATCGTTTATACTCGCGTAGGAAACAAAAAACAGGCGATCGAAAGTTATCAGAAGTTCATCGATCTCGCTCCCGCGGAATATGAAAAACCTAAAAAAGACGCAAAGGCTAAAATCGAAGAGTTGAAGAAGGGATAA
- a CDS encoding tetratricopeptide repeat protein produces the protein MSTFCSSQEEALAFYKEGIQAYSERNLKTAIEKFESASKKDKKLISSRIMLGKSYYYSGRFEDAKKTFEEIVDDFPGNSNAHSWLGRILLNEGNKKEEAKQHLVYATQSDDSQVDALYYLGKAYEQEGKIKEALLEYHKALEIKRKFDKIHRDLADLYRKAGLEERANEHTQSRE, from the coding sequence TTGTCGACCTTCTGCTCTTCGCAGGAAGAAGCCCTTGCTTTTTATAAGGAAGGAATTCAGGCCTATTCCGAAAGAAATCTCAAAACAGCGATCGAAAAGTTCGAGTCCGCTTCCAAAAAGGATAAAAAACTGATCTCTTCCAGGATCATGCTCGGGAAGTCGTATTATTATTCCGGAAGATTCGAGGACGCGAAAAAGACCTTCGAGGAAATCGTGGATGATTTTCCCGGAAATTCGAACGCGCATTCCTGGTTGGGAAGAATTTTGTTAAACGAAGGCAACAAAAAGGAAGAGGCGAAACAACATTTGGTTTATGCGACCCAATCGGACGACAGTCAAGTGGATGCGTTGTATTATCTCGGAAAGGCCTACGAACAGGAAGGCAAGATCAAGGAAGCATTATTAGAATATCATAAAGCCCTGGAGATTAAGAGAAAGTTCGATAAAATTCATAGGGATTTGGCGGATCTGTATAGAAAAGCCGGTCTCGAAGAAAGAGCGAACGAACACACTCAGAGCAGGGAATAG
- a CDS encoding Ig-like domain-containing protein — MKTVSPISRILPLRFSIWIRLAFGLFFSVVLISCGHDGEDKLLAQLGLEWKSYYAYPQVVAISPPDNTYNVSKDSTIIIDFNKPMDKIFTEASISVSANGGNTAFSPSWVFDTRLILEFKSGITEGKRYEISINKGQVRDQDNNFMAKNFLSHFYTEGLGQVPSVVSSLPASTGSIVTGWGASNSPVINFSEPMDEASANSAISISGGPAVYLLVWNATHTTATLQLKSDLEIGTTYTLRVSSSAKSASGIPLAKDYLVSFSAGTASVRPTVRPSMPGNFPAWNISFLPDPAINAAVTGNSKNDTFDFDFSDPMDKQSVLSAITFSPAISGQFSWNTLGTSVSFTPSAPLQSETTYRLKISNSAKSLQGQNLLEGYIIDFLVDNPNDSRAIAFAGANGNTIDVTCSSLSLDITVPAAPNLNTVYPIQPQPLCTSPQYEFELLLNTSGGRALKTFGDGDIFAPGNISIDYFSGGPTTSSLRIDQINYIPTANPQRVKVRIRGVSGNQVRYKFTLRGGASGIQDINGNILKNDLEFLFYDP, encoded by the coding sequence ATGAAAACAGTATCTCCGATCTCTCGAATTCTCCCTTTGCGATTTTCCATCTGGATCAGACTCGCGTTCGGTTTATTTTTTTCCGTCGTTTTGATTTCCTGCGGTCACGACGGCGAGGATAAACTTCTCGCCCAGCTCGGTCTGGAATGGAAAAGTTATTACGCTTATCCGCAAGTGGTTGCGATCAGTCCTCCGGACAACACGTATAACGTGTCGAAGGATTCCACGATCATAATCGACTTTAACAAACCCATGGATAAGATTTTTACGGAGGCTTCGATTTCGGTTTCGGCTAACGGAGGTAATACGGCCTTTTCTCCGAGTTGGGTTTTCGATACGAGACTCATTCTTGAATTTAAAAGCGGTATTACGGAAGGCAAAAGATACGAGATCAGCATCAATAAGGGCCAAGTAAGAGATCAGGACAACAATTTTATGGCTAAGAATTTTCTAAGCCATTTTTACACCGAAGGACTCGGTCAGGTTCCGAGTGTGGTCTCTTCCTTGCCCGCTTCTACGGGAAGTATCGTTACCGGTTGGGGAGCATCCAACAGTCCGGTCATTAATTTTTCGGAACCGATGGACGAGGCTTCCGCGAACTCGGCGATTTCCATTTCGGGCGGTCCGGCCGTGTATCTTCTCGTTTGGAACGCGACTCATACGACGGCTACTTTGCAACTGAAGTCCGACTTGGAAATCGGAACCACTTATACGTTGCGTGTTTCTTCTTCCGCAAAAAGCGCTTCGGGAATTCCTCTTGCTAAAGATTATCTCGTTTCCTTCAGTGCGGGGACCGCTTCGGTCAGACCGACCGTACGTCCAAGTATGCCCGGTAACTTTCCCGCTTGGAACATATCATTCCTACCCGATCCTGCGATTAATGCCGCCGTAACCGGAAACTCTAAGAACGACACTTTTGATTTCGATTTTTCAGATCCGATGGACAAACAATCCGTTTTGAGTGCGATCACCTTTTCACCTGCGATATCGGGTCAATTTTCTTGGAACACATTGGGAACCTCGGTTAGTTTTACTCCGTCCGCTCCTTTACAATCGGAAACCACTTACCGATTGAAGATTTCGAATTCAGCAAAAAGTCTTCAAGGACAGAATCTTTTGGAAGGTTATATCATCGATTTCTTGGTGGACAATCCGAATGACAGCCGTGCCATCGCGTTTGCCGGAGCGAACGGAAATACGATCGATGTGACTTGCAGTTCGCTTTCTTTGGATATTACGGTTCCGGCCGCTCCGAACTTGAACACGGTTTATCCGATTCAACCACAACCCTTATGCACCAGTCCCCAATACGAGTTCGAACTTTTGCTCAATACATCGGGAGGAAGAGCTCTGAAGACTTTCGGAGACGGGGATATTTTCGCTCCCGGAAACATTTCGATCGATTATTTTTCGGGCGGCCCCACCACGAGCTCTCTTCGAATCGATCAGATCAATTATATACCCACTGCGAATCCGCAAAGAGTAAAGGTTCGAATCCGCGGCGTTTCCGGAAACCAGGTGAGGTATAAATTCACTTTGAGGGGCGGGGCCTCCGGTATCCAAGACATCAACGGCAATATTCTGAAGAATGATTTGGAGTTCTTATTCTATGATCCTTGA